From a region of the Vanrija pseudolonga chromosome 2, complete sequence genome:
- the SPAC17H9.08 gene encoding putative mitochondrial carrier, with protein sequence MAGYSAGDSVSPATETTPQAITRLWKESRHRAKTDKKSWDYVLTSGVAKTAIAPLDRVKILFQTSNSDFRKYAGTPSGLLHATAQIYHTTGVRGLLQGHSATLLRVFPYAGIKFMFYDWIEKILIPTPEMATPGRFFLAGVAAVLLTYPMELVRVRMAYQTSASERTTLRQAVKMIYKEAEVKPTGQTTSGVSAFTRSLPFYPFYRGFSVTLLGMIPYAGVSFLTYGTMKTRIPELVPYFRTRHTQRDLFCGAVAGLISQTASYPFEVVRRRMQVGGARGGQGVSWRQAVQAIYSAQGWRGFYVGLTIGYIKVVPMTSISFATWQLLKRLLDL encoded by the exons ATGGCAGGTTATTCCGCCGGGGACAGCGTGTCCCCAGCGACGGAGACCACGCCACAGGCCATCACACGACTCTGGAAGGAGAGCCGCCACCGAGCGAAAACGGACAAGAAGAGCTGGGACTATG TGTTGACGAGTGGTGTA GCCAAGACGGCCATTGCTCCGCTCGACCGTGTAAAGATCTTGTTTCAAACGTCCAACTCGGACTTCCGTAAATATGCTG GAACTCCGTCAGGCCTGCTGCACGCGACTGCTCAGATCTATCATACCACTGGCGTGCGAGGGCTTCTACAGGGCCATTCTGCAACCCTCCTGCGCGTCTTCCCATATGCGGGCATCAAATTCATGTTCTACGATTGGATCGAGAAG ATTCTCATCCCCACGCCAGAAATGGCAACGCCCGGCCGGTTCTTCCTTGCTG GTGTCGCAGCCGTTCTCCTAACCTACCCAATGGAGCTTGTTCGCGTTCGCATGGCATACCAAACCTCTGCATCTGAGAGAACAACGCTCAGACAAGCTGTCAAAATGATCtacaaggaggccgaggtcaagccAACAGGTCAGACCACTTCAGGCGTCTCGGCGTTTACCAGGTCTTTACCCTTCTATCCCTTTTATCGCGGCTTTTCGGTGACGCTGCTTGGGATGATCCCATACGCTGGAGTTTCATTCCTCACGTACGGCACAATGAAGACTCGAATCCCGGAGTTGGTACCCTACTTCCGAACGAGGCACACCCAGCGCGATCTCTTTTGTGGAGCTGTCGCTGGCCTCATCAGCCAAACGGCCAGCTATCCATTCGAGGTTGTTCGCCGGCGCATGCAAGTGGGCGGAGCAAGAGGCGGACAGGGCGTTAGCTGGAGGCAAGCTGTTCAGGCCATCTATTCGGCCCAAGGATGGCGCGGCTTTTACGTTGGCCTGACCATCGGTTACATCAAAGTAGTCCCCATGACCAG CATATCCTTTGCCACCTGGCAACTATTGAAGAGGTTGTTGGATTTGTAG
- the MIR1_0 gene encoding Mitochondrial phosphate carrier protein produces the protein MSSATVEKAKAAVAAPTPYKTPDFSLRDYASFFASGGLAATLSHGAMTPIDVVKTRIQIDPALKGNSLLTAGRKIVAAEGPGGLLTGFGPTAAGYLLQGGAKFAGYEFWKKFFVDKVGYDVAVQHRTAIYLGSASIAEFFADILLTPLEATRIRLVSNPKYATGLFSGFTKILRTEGVGSLYAGFIPILFKQIPFAIGQFTVNERATEFIYNQMTPETKANLSGSAKVGVTLTSGVIAGIAAAILSQPADTLLSQINKGHGPEGTMLQRLWALAKQAGFRGLFAGLGPRMLMTAGLVSSQFVMYDGIKKAFGARPGIEIHKEEKSA, from the exons ATGTCTTCTGCGACGGttgagaaggccaaggccgccgtggccgcccCAACTCCTTACAAGACGCCCGACTTCTCGCTGCGCGACTATGCCAGCTTCTTCGCGTCGGGTGGTCTTGCTGCCACGCT CTCGCATGGTGCCATGACCC CCATCGATGTCGTCAAGACACGTATCCAGATCGACCCCGCCCTCAAGGGCAACTCGCTCTTGACTGCGGGTCGCAAGATCGTCGCTGCTGAGGGCCCCGGCGGCCTTTTGACCGGTTTCGGACCTACCGCGGCTGGATACCT GCTCCAGG GCGGTGCCAAGTTCGCGGGCTACGAGTTCTGG AAAAAGTTCTTTGTGGACAAGGTTGGCTACGATGTTGCTGTTCAGCACCGCACTGCCATCTACCTGGGTTCCGCCAGTATTGCCGA GTTCTTCGCGGACATCCTCCTCACTCCCCTCGAGGCCACCCGAATTCGTCTTGTCTCGAACCCCAAG TACGCGACGGGCCTGTTCAGTGGCTTCACCAAGATTCTGCGTACCGAGGGCGTTGGCTCCCTGTACGCTGGCTTCATCCCCATCCTCTTCAAGCAGATTCCGTTCGCCATCGGCCAGTTCACTGTCAATGAGCGTGCGACCGAGTTCATTTACAACCAGATGACCCCGGAGACGAAGGCGAACCTGTCGGGCTCTGCCAAGGTTGGTGTCACCTTGACGTCTGGTGTTATTGCTGGTATCGCCGCAGCTATCCTGAGTCAG CCTGCCGACACTCTCCTCTCCCAAATTAACAAGGGCCATGGACCCGAGGGAACCATGCTGCAGCGCCTCTGGGCGCTAGCCAAGCAGGCCGGTTTCCGTGGACTCTTCGCCGGTCTTGGCCCAAGGATGC TCATGACTGCTGGTCTGGTCAGCTCCCAGTTCGTCATGTACGATGGCATCAAGAAGGCCTTCGGTGCTCGGCCCGGCATTGAGATTcacaaggaggagaagagtGCCTAG
- the SPAC2E11.10_0 gene encoding Putative 2-hydroxyacid dehydrogenase UNK410: MSMLTRSIPRWTAAIQLRSSRGLATAKPKVLLLDPVNLAHEELANLEREAELIPLKSQDRATFIQDLSTAYSSVSAIYRHFKGTGSINVTGRFDEELVSKLPSSLRFIAHNGAGYDQISVDPCTSRKIQVTNVPSVVDNATADTALFLILGSLRQFNVALANAQAGEFHRGLPLSSDPAGKVLGIIGMGGIGRALAKRAKALGMTIQYHNRSRLPEDLEQGAKYVGRDELIATSDVVSLNLPLNESTKHSIGDAEFRAMKPTAILINTARGPVVDEPALIAALKSGEIAGAGLDVYENEPTIPTELLQHPRAICLPHIGTLSYETQKEMEAFCLRNIRAGLASGKLTNVVPEQKGLW; encoded by the exons ATGTCGATGCTTACGCGTTCTATTCCTCGCTGGACGGCTGCCATCCAGCTACGAAGCAGTCGTGGACTGGCGACCGCAAAGCCCAAGGTCCTGCTGTTGGACCCAGTCAACCTGGCACATGAAGAGCTGGCAAATCTCGAACGCGAAGCTGAACTGATC CCTCTCAAGAGTCAAGATCGGGCTACTTTCATCCAGGACCTCAGCACGGCCTACAGCTCCGTATCCGCCATTTACCGCCACTTCAAAGGCACTGGCTCCATCAAC GTGACTGGGCGATTTGACGAAGAGCTAGTGTCCAAACTCCCTTCGTCCCTGCGGTTCATTGCCCACAATGGAGCGGGATACGATCAGA TTTCTGTGGACCCATGCACAAGCCGAAAGATTCAAGTGACCAATGTGCCTTCTGTGGTTGACAATGCGACTGCCGACACGGCTCTCTTTCTCATTCTAGGATCCCTCCGGCAGTTCAATGTCGCTCTTGCCAATGCCCAAGCAGGAGAGTTTCACCGCGGCCTGCCACTGTCATCCGACCCGGCAGGCAAGGTCTTGGGCATCATCGGGATGGGCGGTATCGGCAGGGCCCTCGCTAAGAGGGCTAAAGCGCTTGGGATGACCATCCAATACCACAACCGGTCTCGCCTCCCAGAAGATCTCGAGCAAGGGGCGAAATATGTTGGTCGGGATGAGCTCATCGCCACGTCTGACGTTGTTTCACTCAACCTCCCTCTCAATGAATCTACCAAGCACTCGATTGGCGACGCAGAGTTTAGGGCGATGAAGCCCACTGCCATCTTGATCAACACCGCCCGCGGCCCTGTGGTGGATGAACCGGCGCTGATTGCGGCACTGAAGTCTGGCGAAATTGCTGGCGCCGGTCTCGATGTCTACGAAAACGAGCCCACCATCCCAACCGAACTTCTTCAACATCCACGCGCGATATGTCTGCCACACATTGGAACACTGTCATACGAGACACAGAAGGAGATGGAGGCCTTCTGTCTTCGTAATATCCGTGCTGGCTTGGCAAGCGGCAAGCTGACAAACGTTGTTCCCGAGCAGAAGGGCCTATGGTAG
- the SDS23 gene encoding Protein SDS23 has protein sequence MALPQTHNMDTAAALPTPIPSPARSRGGGGAYNFRKQPIRPLSDTEVVSSDDQKPRPVSLLSSMLSDHASPPRLEFIGGGRSGSSTPSTAISSPKANDHHDPVSILRRSSIGSDSEPFRLPLARVITPAPKDQVVPPAAHRPGALKFAVAAHRPEPERHIAPLPIDDSEGDDDLTDAGYEEDSEDGNSFVLGPPVTDGSDETAWLDVTASEVTKERAKIVSGDTNLEQATEILIQSDLQSLLVETGAGYGLFDFADLNTVLLLVLTASSQGSFDHLDDRSCEIVSCLKRGIRLGVGTVCDISGKNPCTSFPPDTPLRQLLPLFASGVHRVVITSDPPTILGSSGLLEYLTRQPPPLLRLSLSEVDLPLHPLVSLPATASVLDAMQVMSLNGMGALGVIGNDSDRDPELSSLVGIVTVSDCSKLVVPSEGKHALGMALGDMCKNVLVDHHGRERGEERVPVHTITPSTSLLHASRLILATSSSRVFMRTNPGESPPLSPVSSPGQASPPPSPSASSMSIGLPAPPPTQLSAQYVISTLDILSCLARSCHGRLTPIEPDNVAESWDMLPDSISKRRRRASSSAFTGFETWRWAEPPTPL, from the exons ATGGCCCTCCCTCAGACCCACAACATGGacaccgctgctgctcttCCCACTCCTATTCCCAGCCCCGCGAGGTCAaggggcggtggcggggctTACAACTTTCGCAAGCAACCAATACGTCCCCTCTCGGACACAGAGGTCGTCAGCAGTGATGACCAGAAGCCCAGGCCGGTGTCGTTGTTGAGCTCCATGCTCTCGGACCACGCATCTCCCCCAAGGCTCGAGTTCATCGGTGGTGGTCGAAGCGGTTCGTCGACCCCCTCCACGGCCATCTCAAGTCCAAAGGCGAATGACCACCATGACCCAGTTTCAATCCTTAGACGCTCCAGCATCGGATCTGACAGCGAACCCTTCCGTCTTCCCCTTGCTCGTGTCATCACTCCTGCGCCAAAAGACCAAGTG GTGCCGCCTGCTGCCCACCGACCCGGAGCTCTGAAGTTTGCGGTTGCCGCTCATCGCCCAGAGCCGGAGCGGCACATTGCCCCTCTTCCAATAGATGACTCGGAAGGCGACGATGacctcaccgacgccggTTACGAGGAAGACTCGGAAGATGG CAACTCATTTGTCTTGGGCCCTCCTGTGACCGACGGTTCGGATGAGACGGCATGGCTGGATGTAACTGCGTCCGAGGTCACCAAAGAGAGAGCCAAGATTGTTTCTGGTGACACcaacctcgagcaggccacAGAG ATCCTCATTCAAAGCGACTTGCAATCCCTCCTGGTCGAGACAGGGGCAGGCTATGGGCTGTTCGAT TTCGCAGACCTGAACActgtccttcttctcgtcctcaCTGCTTCATCCCAGGGCTCTTTCGACCACCTGGACGACCGCTCGTGTGAGATTGTGTCGTGCTTGAAGCGCGGCATCCGCCTTGGGGTTGGCACCGTTTGTG ACATTTCGGGCAAGAATCCTTGCACGTCTTTCCCGCCAGACACACCTCTACGCCAGCTGCTCCCTCTGTTTGCTTCTGGAGTGCACAGAGTGGTCATCACGTCGGACCCTCCAACGATTTTGGGCAGTTCAGGTCTTCTCGAGTACCTCACCAGGCAGCCACCCCCCCTTCTTCGCCTCTCTTTGTCCGAGGTCGACCTTCCCCTTCATCCCTTGGTCTCGCTCCCAGCTACGGCATCGGTTCTTGACGCCATGCAGGTCATGAGTCTCAACGGCATGGGAGCCCTCGGAGTAATCGGCAACGACTCTGACAGAGATCCCGAACTAAGCTCCCTTGTCGGTATCGTTACTGTTTCCGACTGCTCCAAACTCGTTGTACCAAGCGAAGGGAAGCATGCGCTCGGAATGGCACTGGGCGACATGTGCAAGAATGTTTTGGTCGATCATCACGGCAGAGAgcgtggcgaggagcgcgtgccAG TTCATACAATCACCCCGAGcacctccctcctccacGCTTCGAGGCTCATTCTCGCCACATCATCGTCGAGAGTCTTCATGCGAACCAACCCAGGCGAATCtcctcccctctcccccgTGTCCTCCCCCGGTCAGGCCTCTCCCcctccgtcgccgtcggcgtcatccATGTCCATCGGGCTTCCCGCCCCTCCGCCCACTCAGCTGTCGGCGCAATACGTCATCTCCACTCTCGACATCTTATCCTGCCTTGCCCGCTCTTGCCATGGCAGACTTACGCCTATTGAGCCTGATAACGTCGCTGAATCGTGGGACATGCTGCCCGACAGTATCAGCAAgaggcgccgtcgcgccagcTCTTCTGCTTTCACCGGCTTTGAAACCTGGCGCTGGGCTgaaccacccacccctctcTAA
- the CST26_1 gene encoding putative acyltransferase CST26: MTTSARPMYSIPIKNRPEGYGSWVAKIFFPIVFMLGCFGMGTSQWLFMPLLLIPSGIGHKLFNEAIDWTKDGFGRLLIVITVLFAPTSLVITTDESIDDTKLVERDSKGHVTRINLPDRLVLMANHQAHVDWIYLWILACYAGHAEGITILLKWSLRQVPIVGWGMRNFRFIFLKRSWAADKDNLTHSLQRLASEAKSGDSNQASGKKGSKRSPLWLFVFPEGTIPSEDERPKSASYAKKQGVDDFVGLLHPRSTGLLFCLRTLLPSVPDLKLLDVTVTYPEIPFGKYPQDWYSLPSIFFRGVAPPTIRLHLRLYSDLTSPNCAIPSLKAARTADGLASEAETRAFELWLRQRWQEKEARLEQTSKLSPFEAEGGGSKAQVVPIRQLSAYSHWFSAFGGGGIGLAAASMAAVSDRFTT, translated from the exons ATGACCACCTCGGCACGTCCAATGTACAGCATTCCCATCAAGAACCGGCCCGAGGGGTATGGCTCATGGGTGGCCAAGATATTCTTCCCCATCGTGTTCATGCTGGGATGCTTTGGGATGGGCACTTCCCAATGGCTCTTCATGCCGCTACTCCTCATCCCTTCTGGCATCGGGCACAAGCTGTTCAACGAAGCCATCGACTGGACCAAGGATGGCTTTGGGAGGCTCC TGATTGTTATTACGGTTCTCTTTGCCCCAACGTCGCTCGTGATCACCACCGATGAGTCGATCGATGACACCAAACTCGTAGAGCGAGACAGCAAGGGCCATGTTACGCGCATCAACCTCCCAGACAGGCTCGTCCTCATGGCCAACCACCAAGCTCATGTCGACTGGATCTATTTGTGGATCTTGGCTTGCTACGCTGGACACGCGGAGGGGATCACCATCCTCCTCAAGTGGAGCCTACGCCAGGTGCCAATTGTTGGGTGGGGAATG CGCAACTTCAGATTTATCTTTCTCAAAAGATCATGGGCtgccgacaaggacaacTTGACACATTCCTTGCAACGCCTGGCCAGCGAGGCCAAGTCGGGCGATTCGAACCAAGCCTCTGGCAAGAAGGGCTCCAAGCGATCGCCACTGTGGTTGTTCGTGTTCCCCGAGGGTACTATCCCGAGTGAAGACGAGCGCCCGAAGAGCGCAAGCTACGCCAAGAAACAGGGGGTT GACGACTTTGTTGGCCTTCTTCATCCTCGCTCAACCGGCCTGTTGTTCTGCCTGCGAACGCTTCTGCCGTCGGTACCCGACCTCAAGCTACTCGATGTCACGGTCACGTACCCAGAGATCCCGTTTGGAAAGTACCCGCAAGACTGGTATAGCCTGCCGTCTATCTTCTTCCGTGGAGTGGCGCCGCCAACCATTCGTTTGCACCTCCGCCTCTACTCGGACCTGACTTCGCCCAACTGTGCGATCCCATCACTCAAGGCTGCACGCACTGCCGATGGGTTGGCGTCAGAGGCCGAAACCCGAGCATTTGAACTGTGGCTTCGTCAGCGCTGgcaggagaaggaggctAGACTGGAGCAGACTTCGAAACTGTCGCCATTCGAAGCAGAGGGAGGAGGGTCAAAGGCACAGGTGGTGCCCATCCGTCAACT GAGTGCATACTCACACTGGTTCTCTGCCTTTGGCGGGGGAGGCATagggctggcggcggccagcatGGCCGCCGTGAGCGACCGATTTACTACTTGA
- the CST26_1 gene encoding putative acyltransferase CST26, protein MTTSARPMYSIPIKNRPEGYGSWVAKIFFPIVFMLGCFGMGTSQWLFMPLLLIPSGIGHKLFNEAIDWTKDGFGRLLIVITVLFAPTSLVITTDESIDDTKLVERDSKGHVTRINLPDRLVLMANHQAHVDWIYLWILACYAGHAEGITILLKWSLRQVPIVGWGMRNFRFIFLKRSWAADKDNLTHSLQRLASEAKSGDSNQASGKKGSKRSPLWLFVFPEGTIPSEDERPKSASYAKKQGVDDFVGLLHPRSTGLLFCLRTLLPSVPDLKLLDVTVTYPEIPFGKYPQDWYSLPSIFFRGVAPPTIRLHLRLYSDLTSPNCAIPSLKAARTADGLASEAETRAFELWLRQRWQEKEARLEQTSKLSPFEAEGGGSKAQVVPIRQL, encoded by the exons ATGACCACCTCGGCACGTCCAATGTACAGCATTCCCATCAAGAACCGGCCCGAGGGGTATGGCTCATGGGTGGCCAAGATATTCTTCCCCATCGTGTTCATGCTGGGATGCTTTGGGATGGGCACTTCCCAATGGCTCTTCATGCCGCTACTCCTCATCCCTTCTGGCATCGGGCACAAGCTGTTCAACGAAGCCATCGACTGGACCAAGGATGGCTTTGGGAGGCTCC TGATTGTTATTACGGTTCTCTTTGCCCCAACGTCGCTCGTGATCACCACCGATGAGTCGATCGATGACACCAAACTCGTAGAGCGAGACAGCAAGGGCCATGTTACGCGCATCAACCTCCCAGACAGGCTCGTCCTCATGGCCAACCACCAAGCTCATGTCGACTGGATCTATTTGTGGATCTTGGCTTGCTACGCTGGACACGCGGAGGGGATCACCATCCTCCTCAAGTGGAGCCTACGCCAGGTGCCAATTGTTGGGTGGGGAATG CGCAACTTCAGATTTATCTTTCTCAAAAGATCATGGGCtgccgacaaggacaacTTGACACATTCCTTGCAACGCCTGGCCAGCGAGGCCAAGTCGGGCGATTCGAACCAAGCCTCTGGCAAGAAGGGCTCCAAGCGATCGCCACTGTGGTTGTTCGTGTTCCCCGAGGGTACTATCCCGAGTGAAGACGAGCGCCCGAAGAGCGCAAGCTACGCCAAGAAACAGGGGGTT GACGACTTTGTTGGCCTTCTTCATCCTCGCTCAACCGGCCTGTTGTTCTGCCTGCGAACGCTTCTGCCGTCGGTACCCGACCTCAAGCTACTCGATGTCACGGTCACGTACCCAGAGATCCCGTTTGGAAAGTACCCGCAAGACTGGTATAGCCTGCCGTCTATCTTCTTCCGTGGAGTGGCGCCGCCAACCATTCGTTTGCACCTCCGCCTCTACTCGGACCTGACTTCGCCCAACTGTGCGATCCCATCACTCAAGGCTGCACGCACTGCCGATGGGTTGGCGTCAGAGGCCGAAACCCGAGCATTTGAACTGTGGCTTCGTCAGCGCTGgcaggagaaggaggctAGACTGGAGCAGACTTCGAAACTGTCGCCATTCGAAGCAGAGGGAGGAGGGTCAAAGGCACAGGTGGTGCCCATCCGTCAACTGTAA
- the Psmd6 gene encoding 26S proteasome non-ATPase regulatory subunit 6, producing MADDSVPLPFPNLKVPQWHYQIVNVDRLRDEATTAFWAAVEADEMAPYIRSTGLKPPNAQLLATLEKKNAEELESIDTKLKDAEENLGESEVSELLRQKAMYLCRIGHKELAIPALETALEKTTGLGARIDLVLAIVRMGLFSSDAQLVISNIARAADLIDSGGDWDRRNRLKVYRALHLLSIRDFKQASDLLNDSLSTFTATELMEYEEFVALAVLASALGCDRKSLKAKILSSSEVNGCISTIPSLAALTDSLYKSSYAAFFVALAEVEQQYLIPNPILAPHARYYVREMRIKAYQQLLESYRSLTLERMSRSFGVSEAFMDRDLSRFIANGRLSCTIDKVSGVITTDKLSSHTKTAIYEQFLKQGDLLLSGGWSTLPIHPSNLSLVNTLPVGQSFLWHRHQLADATEEFSRTVDNPPRVVCLRQSPTSIYFTAIHPTNEATASDRESGLTRDWLSDYFQLSAYPDLPELFNDWRKRDPSFFGKAELGARAVGVRVLRQDPWECLLAFITSTNNHIPRITSLLHKFSVRFSPALLTLENPDGSGNETTYRLFPKPESLPLDGLEPQLRELGFGYRAPFIVSSLSTLRAANEDVADELERWRKLPEEDARAELLRLKGVGRKVADCVMLMCMDHPSLIPVDTHIYGIAARHPLFPPRLRKKTMSASLYQDIQTFLSEKWGPLGGWCQAVVFAADLREPTVQRPPPSEKSPTPANKKLKRERSATSDSLQVKLEEVELKRTRTRRSNKGVTESAMAK from the exons atggccgacgacagcgttcccctccccttccccaATCTCAAGGTTCCTCAGTGGCACTACCAGATTGTCAACGTTGACCGTctccgcgacgaggccacgACCGCCTTCtgggccgccgtcgaggctgaTG AAATGGCTCCTTACATTCGCTCCACTGGCCTCAAGCCTCCAAACGCTCAGCTCCTGGCGACGCTGGAGAAGAAGAATGCGGAAGAGCTCGAGTCCATCGACACCAAGCTGAAGGACGCTGAGGAGAACctcggcgagagcgaggtcTCTGAGCTGCTGAGGCAGAAGGCCATGTACCTCTGCCGCATCGGCCACAAG GAGCTGGCCATCCCCGCGCTTGAGACTGCTCTCGAGAAGACAACCGGCCTCGGAGCTCgcatcgacctcgtccttgccATTGTTCGCATGGGTCTCTTCTCGTCTGATGCCCAGCTTGTCATCAGCAACATTGCCCGCGCTGCCGA CCTGATCGACTCTGGCGGAGATTGGGACCGCAGGAACCGACTCAAGGTGTACCGGGCACTGCACCTCCTCTCCATTCGCGATTTCAAGCAGGCGTCTGACCTTCTCAACGACTCGTTGTCAACGTTCACTGCGACAGAGCTTATGGAGTATGAGGAGTTCGTTGCCCTCGCGGTCCTTGCATCTGCCCTGGGCTGTGACCGCAAAAGTTTGAAGGCCAAG ATTCTGTCGAGCTCCGAGGTTAACGGGTGCATCTCGACCATCCCCAGCCTTGCTGCTTTGACCGACTCGCTGTACAAGAGCAGCTACGCCGCGTTcttcgtcgccctcgccgaggtcgagcagcagtACCTGATTCCCAACCCCATCCTGGCTCCTCACGCCCGCTACTATGTGCGCGAGATGCGTATCAAGGCGTACCAGCAGCTTTTGGAGAGCTACCGGAGCTTGACGCTTGAGAGGATGAGCCGCTCATTTGGAGTCAGCGAGGCCTTCATGGACCG TGATCTGTCGCGCTTCATTGCAAACGGCCGCTTGTCATGCACCATTGACAAGGTCAGCGGTGTGATTACCACTGACAAGCTCTCGTCGCACACCAAGACCGCCATTTACGAGCAGTTCCTGAAGCAGGGCGACTTGCTCCTCAGTG GTGGGTGGTCAACTTTGCCTATACACCCTAGCAACCTCTCGCTGGTGAACACTCTTCCTGTGGGGCAGAGTTTCCTCTGGCATCGTcaccagctcgccgatgCGACAGAGGAGTTCTCGCGGACAGTCGACAACCCGCCCCGAGTGGTGTGCCTTCGACAATCACCGACGTCGATTTACTTCACAGCAATTCACCCCACCAATGAAGCTACTGCAAGCGACCGAGAGTCTGGTCTGACGAGGGATTGGCTCTCCGATTACTTCCAGCTTTCCGCCTACCCCGACCTCCCAGAGCTCTTCAACGACTGGCGAAAACGTGATCCGTCCTTCTTtggcaaggccgagctgggtgCTCGAGCTGTTGGGGTTCGAGTATTGAGGCAGGATCCCTGGGAGTGTTTGCTGGC GTTTATCACGTCAACCAACAACCACATACCGCGCATCACCTCTCTGCTGCACAAGTTTTCAGTCCGCTTCTCGCCTGCTTTGCTTACCTTGGAGAATCCTGATGGAAGTGGAAACGAAACAACCTATCGCCTATTCCCCAAGCCGGAGAGTCTTCCTCTCGACGGACTCGAGccgcagctgcgcgagctcggcttcggctACCGCGCACCGTTCATCGTCTCGTCTCTCTCGACGCTGCGTGCCGCAAATGAAGATGTGgctgacgagctcgagcgatGGAGGAAGCTTCCAGAGGAGGATGCACGAGCTGAGCTGCTTCGCCTCAAGGGAGTGGGCCGCAAGGTTGCCGACTGCGTCATGTTGATGTGTATGGATCAT CCGTCGTTGATCCCTGTCGACACACACATTTACGGAATCGCTGCACGTCACCCATTGTTCCCTCCACGACTCCGAAAGAAAACCATGTCCGCCTCGCTATACCAAGATATCCAGACCTTCCTGTCCGAGAAGTGGGGGCCGTTGGGAGGATGGTGCCAAGCCGTTGTTTTTGCAGCAGACCTTCGCGAGCCTACCGTGCAGCGACCGCCTCCTTCAGAAAAGTCGCCCACACCCGCTAACAAGAAGCTCAAGCGTGAGCGATCAGCGACTTCGGACAGCCTGCAAGTGAAGCTCGAAGAGGTGGAATTGAAGAGAACCCGGACACGTCGGAGTAACAAAGGGGTGACAGAATCGGCGATGGCGAAATAG
- the vcx1_0 gene encoding Vacuolar calcium ion transporter gives MPPQETTPLLATRNSHSAERFNFIASSKHLLFGSWLNLLLIAVPISLLAEHFEWSATARFITSFVAIVPLAKLLGDATEQLSMKLGQTLGGLLNATFGNAIELIVAIAALIQNQLRLVQTSLLGSVLSNLLLVLGMSFFASGFFFYESTFQVTAAQASSSLMTLACITLILPAAYHASSGEDNGSWFKGDAPNPEDPSLHGLLILSRGTAIILLATYFAYLVFQLRTHSGLFEAEETEEEETADMDQWSAGLWLLIITVITAFAADVLVGSIDETAQAWNIPKRFIGLILLPLVGNAAEHVTSIWMACKGKMELTIGVAVGSSIQIAAGMIPLLVIIAWPMHRDLTLFFANFETIVLFVSVMLVNLLLQDGRTNYMEGLMLIALYLVIALSYIVS, from the exons ATGCCACCCCAAGAAACGACACCGCTTCTGGCTACCCGGAACTCTCACAGCGCAGAGAGGTTCAACTTCATTGCGTCATCAAAGCACCTCCTCTTTGGCTCATGgctcaacctcctcctcatcgcggTCCCCATTTCTTTGCTTGCCGAGCACTTTGAGTGGAGCGCGACCGCCAGATTCATTACCTCTTTCGTGGCCATTGTTCCTCTTGCAAAG CTCCTTGGAGATGCCACAGAGCAATTATCGATGAAGCTTGGCCAGACTCTCGGTGGTCTCCTCAATGCTAC CTTCGGCAACGCGATTGAGCTCATTGTCGCCATCGCGGCTCTGATCCAGAACCAGCTCCGTCTGGTCCAGACTtcgctcctcggcagtgTCCTGtccaacctcctcctcgtgctgGGCATGAGCTTCTTTGC CTCTGGCTTCTTCTTCTACGAGTCGACCTTCCAGGTGACCGCCGCCCAGGCTTCCTCGTCCCTCATGACTCTGGCCTGTATCACCCTCATCCTCCCGGCGGCTT ACCATGCCTCGTCGGGTGAGGACAACGGCTCTTGGTTCAAGGGTGACGCCCCCAACCCCGAGGACCCCTCGCTCCATGGCCTGCTTATTCTCTCGCGTGGTACCGCGATCATTCTTCTGGCTACCTACTTTGCCTACCTCGTGTTCCAGCTTCGCACTCACTCCGGCTTGTTTGAGGCTGAAGAGACTGAAGAGGAGGAAACGGCCGACATGGACCAGTGGAGCGCTGGTCTGTGGCTCCTGATCATCACCGTCATCACTGCGTTTGCGGCCGACGTTCTGGTCGGCAGCATCGACGAGACTGCTCAGGCCTGGAACATCCCCAAGCG GTTCATTGGTctcatcctcctcccactcgtcgGCAATGCTGCGGAGCATGTCACGTCGATTTGGATGGCGTGCAAGGGCAAGATGGAGCTCACTATCGGCGTCGCTGTTGGATCGAGTATTCAAATTGCCGCAGGCATGATCCCGTTGCTTGTCATCATTGCCTGGCCGATGCACAGAGACCTCACTCTGTTCTTCGCCAACTTCGAAACCATCGTCCTCTTCGTGTCCGTTATGCTGGTCAACCTCCTTCTGCAGGACG GCCGCACCAACTACATGGAAGGACTTATGC TTATCGCCTTGTACCTCGTTATCGCGCTGAGTTACATCGTCTCGTAA